Proteins from one Patescibacteria group bacterium genomic window:
- a CDS encoding type IV pilus twitching motility protein PilT, which produces MIKIDKLFKEAVKKNASDLHIIAGQPPILRIDGELTKLKDYPVLTPKDTEELCLSILNDKQKRIIKEKRELDISHEIKNVSRFRVNIHWEKNNLGLVARVISTEIPTMDSLKMPKVVYDLLRLKQGLILITGPTGCGKSTSLAAMINLINNERTAHIVTLEDPIEFIFNPKKSIIRQRQLGSDMLSFAEGLKHVLRQDPNVIMVGEMRDLETIASTITLAETGHLVLATLHTLNAAQTIDRIIDVFPPYQQAQVRLQISLFLKGIISQQLMPQKDGGRIASREILINSPAISNLIRENKIAQIKTAIQTSAEEGMITMDQSLKKLYEDDQISKTIAISHMVNPEALE; this is translated from the coding sequence ATGATCAAAATTGATAAATTGTTTAAAGAAGCCGTTAAAAAAAATGCCTCAGATCTTCATATTATAGCTGGTCAACCACCCATTCTTAGAATAGACGGTGAATTAACAAAATTAAAGGATTACCCAGTTCTCACTCCCAAAGACACAGAAGAGCTCTGTTTAAGTATTCTTAATGATAAACAAAAGAGAATTATCAAAGAAAAACGTGAATTAGATATATCACATGAAATAAAAAATGTTTCGCGTTTTAGGGTTAATATTCACTGGGAAAAAAATAATTTAGGTTTAGTGGCTCGAGTTATCTCTACTGAAATACCAACTATGGATTCTTTAAAAATGCCTAAAGTAGTTTACGATCTTTTGCGTTTAAAACAGGGTTTAATATTAATTACCGGCCCCACTGGCTGCGGTAAATCAACTAGTTTGGCGGCTATGATCAATCTCATTAACAATGAAAGAACGGCTCATATTGTCACCTTGGAAGATCCGATTGAATTTATTTTTAATCCTAAAAAAAGTATTATCCGTCAGCGCCAGCTCGGCTCTGATATGCTTTCTTTTGCTGAAGGCTTAAAACACGTCTTGCGTCAAGATCCAAACGTAATTATGGTCGGTGAAATGCGAGATTTGGAAACTATTGCTTCGACTATTACTCTGGCTGAAACTGGTCATCTGGTTTTAGCTACTTTACATACTTTAAACGCAGCTCAGACTATTGATCGTATTATTGATGTCTTTCCCCCTTATCAGCAAGCCCAGGTCAGGCTGCAAATTTCTCTTTTCTTAAAAGGTATTATTTCTCAGCAACTTATGCCTCAAAAAGATGGCGGTCGAATTGCTAGTCGGGAAATACTGATTAACTCACCGGCTATTTCCAATCTTATTCGTGAAAATAAAATCGCTCAAATAAAAACTGCCATTCAGACCTCGGCTGAAGAAGGTATGATTACTATGGATCAATCATTAAAAAAACTCTACGAAGATGATCAGATTTCTAAAACTATTGCCATCTCTCATATGGTCAATCCGGAAGCCTTAGAATAA